AGACATTCCAGGAAGAGGTTGTGGAGAACTCTCGTTGTCTATTTCTTTATCAACCAGGGGCACAATTCTGCGGACAACTCTGTTGCCGCATCGTTTGCCTTTTGCAGCAACACCTTTAATTAAGTAATCATTAAAGATCACCTCAACAGAGTTCAAACGTGCTCTGGGTGCCTGCACAAAATAGACACGTGTTCTTGTTTCAGCCCCTGTAGAAAAAAACTGAATTCTCGAATTTTTATTGGCAGGAAAGAGTCGATACTCTTTATCCAAAATAAATTTGGGCATATTGAAACGTTTTATGTAAGAGAGGTTTTCTTGGCCTTCGCGATAGATGATGTTAAAGATCATGGCATCATCAACCTTACCGACAAAAGTTAAATCGTGACCGACAAACAGTTTATCACAGCCATTGATCACCTTATAAAGACCATCTTTATAAATGAGCAAAAACTTGTCGTACTCAGAACAGGCAAAAGAGTTCTCGGCATCACCTTTAACATGATAACCAAGAAAGCCGGTTTGGGGATCATAACCACAGGTACGGTTTAAAATAGCTACTTTTCGAACCACTACCTCAGAAAAAGTCGATAACTCTGTACACCTTGGGTAATCTTTTCCATATCGATCGAGAAGTCCATCAATGTAATTCAAGGTAAACTTAACCATGTTCTTAAGATGGTTTTTCACACTTTTTATTTTACCTTCTACCTCTTTAATCTCTTTATTCTTTTTATCGATATCATATCTGGAAATGCGCTTAATGCGTATCTCCAGGAGCCGTTCAATATCCTCAGATGAAACGTCCCGAACGAGGCGATCAACGTATGGTACCAATGATCTGTCCACCGTCGACACAACCAGTTCATATGTTTTACACTCCTCAATTTGCTTATATAAACGCTCTTCAATAAAGATCTGTTCCAGCAGGTGGGCGTGAAGTTTTTCGAGTAAACGGCCAAGCTCTATTTTTAATTCCTTCTCAAGATCACTAACTAGTTTTTCAGTATTGATACGTAGAACATCATCTACATTAAGAACGACAGGCTGGTTGCCAGAAATAACCGTAAAATTCGGAGAGATCGAGACCTCACAATCAGTAAAAGCGTACAAGGCCCGAATTGTATCCTGGGCATATATCAATCGAGGCAGCTTGATCTCAATTTCAACCTCTTCTGCGGTATAATCGTCAATGCTAAGAACCTTTATTTTACCAGCTCGAACCGCTTTTTCAATACTCTCAACCAGGGAGGTGGTTGTAGTCGTATAGGGCACCTCACGAATAACAATGGTTTTTTCATTAACCTCTTCGATTCGTGCCCGGCACTTCAAACGGCCATTGCCTTTTTCATAATTACTAACATCAAGAATGCCGCCCTGTATAAAATCAGGGAAAATCTCAAACACTTCGCCTCTCAAAATAGCCTTTTGGGCCTCAAGCAGTTCAACAAAATTATGAGGCATAATTTTTGTTGCCATACCCACAGCAATACCTTCAGTGCCCTGCATGAGCAGCAGCGGAATCTTAGCTGGTAAAACCACAGGCTCGAGCATTCTCCCATCGTAGGAGTCAACGTATTCGGTAAGATCTTTGTTGAAGATTACCTCTTTGGCAAGGGGGGAGAGACGGCACTCAATGTATCGTGCAGCTGAGGCGTTGTCGCCGGTAAGAATATTGCCAAAATTACCCTGGCGATCGATGAGATAGCCTTTATTGGCAAGATTTACCAGAGCTGCAAAGATAGAGGCATCACCATGTGGATGCAGTTTCATGGTCTCGCCA
This portion of the Desulfobulbaceae bacterium genome encodes:
- a CDS encoding DNA topoisomerase IV subunit A; the protein is MTKDTDYGELHQLFDFNFLEYTSYVIRERAIPHVNDGLKPVQRRIMQTLSNMDDGRFNKVANVVGETMKLHPHGDASIFAALVNLANKGYLIDRQGNFGNILTGDNASAARYIECRLSPLAKEVIFNKDLTEYVDSYDGRMLEPVVLPAKIPLLLMQGTEGIAVGMATKIMPHNFVELLEAQKAILRGEVFEIFPDFIQGGILDVSNYEKGNGRLKCRARIEEVNEKTIVIREVPYTTTTTSLVESIEKAVRAGKIKVLSIDDYTAEEVEIEIKLPRLIYAQDTIRALYAFTDCEVSISPNFTVISGNQPVVLNVDDVLRINTEKLVSDLEKELKIELGRLLEKLHAHLLEQIFIEERLYKQIEECKTYELVVSTVDRSLVPYVDRLVRDVSSEDIERLLEIRIKRISRYDIDKKNKEIKEVEGKIKSVKNHLKNMVKFTLNYIDGLLDRYGKDYPRCTELSTFSEVVVRKVAILNRTCGYDPQTGFLGYHVKGDAENSFACSEYDKFLLIYKDGLYKVINGCDKLFVGHDLTFVGKVDDAMIFNIIYREGQENLSYIKRFNMPKFILDKEYRLFPANKNSRIQFFSTGAETRTRVYFVQAPRARLNSVEVIFNDYLIKGVAAKGKRCGNRVVRRIVPLVDKEIDNESSPQPLPGMSEQPKNPNYDMPKTENEG